A single genomic interval of Bacillus smithii harbors:
- a CDS encoding N-acetyltransferase: MTIKVENLKVNFKTLEEFTQFKEYGLQELSMLEELEYSLVEDAAASPFYGIYFGDKLVARMCLYVKDGHLDGAIQEYDKHLEIWKLEVLPQYQFKGYGRMLVDYAKHFNLPIVTRPRVKSQDFWVKMGFQSLSEDSSRLVWIPDSISTKKIS, encoded by the coding sequence ATGACAATAAAAGTGGAAAACTTAAAAGTAAATTTCAAAACATTAGAGGAATTCACTCAATTTAAAGAATACGGGCTTCAAGAACTTTCCATGCTGGAAGAATTGGAATATTCCTTAGTAGAAGACGCAGCGGCTTCTCCTTTTTACGGAATCTACTTTGGAGACAAATTGGTTGCACGCATGTGCTTATATGTGAAAGACGGCCACTTGGATGGCGCCATTCAAGAATATGATAAGCATTTGGAAATTTGGAAATTAGAAGTGCTTCCACAATACCAATTTAAAGGGTATGGACGAATGCTTGTGGACTATGCCAAACATTTCAATTTGCCGATTGTGACAAGACCTCGTGTAAAATCACAAGATTTTTGGGTCAAAATGGGGTTCCAATCATTATCTGAAGACTCTTCCCGCCTTGTCTGGATACCCGATTCCATCAGCACAAAAAAAATAAGCTGA
- a CDS encoding 2-dehydropantoate 2-reductase has protein sequence MSIKSEMKIGVIGGGSIGLYYAANLSKWFPVTLYTRTSRQSKAIQENGITLRENGREKRAIVRVKQLTEADSIDEDLLLVAVKQYHLQGMVPFFQQLSPDVSLLFLQNGMGHLFLLEQLPQKNVFLGTVEHGVLKEKDTIVQVRGRGITNVSVYRGSRQFLEHFVSQTNGSFPFQFHQNYQNMMMAKLLANAMINPLTAVLKVPNGELIKNPYYHQLLTAMFTELVSVFPKYESDATFNKVLEIIQKTAENRSSMLTDLENGRKTEIDAILGYVLKIAEQEQISTPMIQTVYWMIKGLENHLDLD, from the coding sequence ATGAGCATAAAAAGTGAAATGAAAATTGGTGTCATCGGCGGCGGTTCTATCGGGTTATATTATGCTGCCAATCTATCAAAATGGTTTCCGGTAACCCTTTATACAAGAACATCCAGACAAAGCAAAGCCATTCAAGAAAATGGAATCACCTTAAGAGAAAATGGTCGTGAGAAAAGAGCGATCGTACGGGTCAAACAATTGACCGAGGCGGATTCGATTGACGAGGATCTCTTATTAGTTGCTGTGAAACAATATCATTTACAAGGGATGGTCCCGTTTTTCCAACAATTGTCCCCGGATGTCTCGTTATTGTTTTTGCAAAATGGGATGGGCCATCTTTTTCTTTTGGAACAGCTTCCTCAAAAAAATGTCTTTTTAGGAACCGTCGAACACGGTGTTTTGAAAGAAAAAGATACTATCGTCCAAGTAAGGGGAAGGGGAATAACCAATGTGTCGGTTTATCGGGGATCCCGGCAATTTCTTGAGCATTTCGTGTCGCAGACAAATGGGTCGTTCCCTTTCCAATTTCATCAAAATTATCAAAACATGATGATGGCAAAACTATTGGCTAATGCCATGATTAACCCGCTAACAGCTGTTTTGAAAGTTCCGAATGGAGAATTGATCAAAAATCCGTATTATCATCAGCTGTTAACGGCCATGTTTACGGAACTGGTGTCCGTGTTTCCAAAATATGAATCCGATGCCACATTCAACAAAGTGTTGGAAATTATTCAAAAGACGGCGGAAAACCGTTCATCTATGTTGACGGATTTAGAGAATGGGAGAAAAACAGAAATCGATGCCATTTTAGGATATGTGTTGAAGATAGCTGAACAAGAACAAATCAGCACTCCTATGATTCAAACCGTTTATTGGATGATAAAAGGGCTTGAGAATCATTTGGACCTCGATTAA
- the bshC gene encoding bacillithiol biosynthesis cysteine-adding enzyme BshC — MKLENIQIPAINLFASSYLKQEKPVVDFFHYRLSDPYVFEKRLRELENRTFLRYELAGCLEKYMEDFLHIPAVQRSIHKLKLPHSAVVLGGQQAGLMTGPLYTIHKIISVIRFAGLQEEKLGVPIVPVFWIAGEDHDFLEVNHLYVQKGTKMEKFSYTESVLGKKMVSDISFNKALMQKWVEEIIRQFGETEHTNGLLDLLREAIECSETITDFFRYLIARLFCHYGLLLIDSAFEPLRKLEIPYFRNMILENESITEKVLEQQSIIRQAGFSNMIELSEEAANLFLYECGERILLEYNKEKERFTGKNGEIELEIEHLLDRLKTAPQCFSNNVVTRPIMQEQLFPTLAFIAGPGEIAYWAELKQAFEFLDMKVPPILPRLNITLLERSVARDLEVLGIDVKTAIESGISSEKNQYWDTVRDDTFHDLIETTKEDLMKHYEKIKDRARKMNLGPLSLIEKNLEFHFRQLDYLKKKTDQNLMVKHQAILQKYDRIENSLHPNGGPQERVWNLFYFMNQYGVSFIHDLMELPFTFDGTHQLVKI; from the coding sequence ATGAAACTGGAAAACATTCAAATTCCAGCGATCAACTTATTTGCTTCATCTTACTTAAAACAAGAAAAACCGGTTGTGGATTTTTTTCATTATCGTTTATCTGATCCTTATGTTTTTGAAAAAAGACTAAGAGAACTTGAAAACCGGACTTTTTTGCGATATGAATTAGCCGGTTGTCTGGAAAAATATATGGAAGATTTTTTACATATTCCCGCTGTTCAGCGATCCATTCACAAGTTGAAGCTCCCACATTCGGCGGTGGTTTTGGGCGGACAGCAAGCGGGGCTAATGACAGGCCCTCTTTATACCATTCATAAAATCATTTCGGTTATTCGCTTTGCCGGTCTGCAGGAGGAAAAGCTAGGCGTACCTATAGTGCCTGTTTTTTGGATTGCTGGAGAAGATCACGATTTCTTGGAAGTGAACCATCTTTATGTTCAAAAAGGAACGAAAATGGAAAAGTTCTCTTATACGGAAAGCGTTTTAGGAAAAAAGATGGTCTCTGATATCTCCTTTAATAAAGCATTGATGCAAAAGTGGGTCGAAGAGATTATACGGCAGTTCGGAGAGACAGAGCATACTAACGGTCTGCTTGACTTGCTTCGGGAAGCCATTGAATGTTCAGAAACCATTACTGATTTTTTTCGCTACCTGATCGCCCGATTATTTTGCCATTACGGTCTTTTACTGATCGATTCAGCGTTTGAGCCGTTGCGCAAACTGGAAATCCCTTATTTTCGAAATATGATCCTCGAAAATGAGAGTATTACGGAAAAAGTGTTAGAGCAGCAATCGATAATTCGTCAAGCTGGATTTTCCAATATGATCGAATTGAGTGAGGAAGCGGCAAACCTTTTTCTATACGAATGTGGAGAACGAATTTTGCTTGAATACAATAAAGAGAAAGAACGTTTTACAGGTAAAAATGGCGAAATCGAATTGGAAATTGAACATTTGCTTGATCGACTGAAAACAGCTCCGCAATGTTTTAGCAATAATGTGGTCACGAGACCGATCATGCAAGAACAGTTGTTTCCAACGCTGGCATTTATAGCGGGGCCTGGTGAAATCGCTTATTGGGCTGAATTAAAACAAGCTTTTGAGTTTCTGGATATGAAAGTGCCGCCAATCCTTCCGCGTCTGAATATCACTCTTTTGGAAAGAAGTGTGGCAAGAGATCTTGAAGTGCTGGGAATAGATGTCAAAACAGCTATAGAATCGGGCATTTCCAGCGAAAAGAATCAATATTGGGATACTGTTCGAGACGATACTTTCCACGATTTGATCGAGACGACGAAAGAGGATTTAATGAAGCATTATGAAAAAATAAAAGACAGAGCCCGCAAAATGAATTTAGGCCCCCTTTCTCTTATAGAAAAAAATCTTGAATTTCATTTTCGACAGCTGGATTATCTTAAGAAAAAAACCGACCAAAACCTTATGGTCAAACATCAAGCCATTCTCCAAAAGTACGATCGCATCGAAAACAGCCTTCATCCGAACGGCGGTCCTCAAGAAAGAGTGTGGAACCTCTTTTATTTTATGAACCAATACGGTGTTTCCTTTATTCACGATCTAATGGAATTGCCGTTCACGTTTGACGGCACCCATCAACTAGTCAAAATTTAG
- the mraZ gene encoding division/cell wall cluster transcriptional repressor MraZ, whose product MFMGEYRHSIDAKGRLIIPAKFREDLGETFVLTRGLDQCLFGYPLQEWKILEEKLKALPLTKKDARSFTRFFFSGATECELDKQGRINIPSTLLQYAQLEKECVVLGVSNRIEIWSKPIWEDYFAKSEESFTEIAENMIDFDI is encoded by the coding sequence ATGTTCATGGGGGAATACCGGCATAGCATTGATGCAAAAGGAAGATTGATCATCCCCGCTAAATTCAGGGAAGACCTTGGTGAAACGTTTGTTTTGACCAGAGGATTGGATCAATGTTTGTTTGGCTATCCCCTTCAGGAATGGAAAATATTAGAAGAAAAATTAAAAGCATTGCCCCTTACAAAAAAAGACGCACGAAGCTTCACGAGATTTTTCTTTTCGGGAGCAACGGAATGCGAACTGGACAAACAAGGAAGAATCAATATTCCCTCGACTCTTCTGCAATACGCTCAATTGGAAAAGGAATGTGTAGTTTTGGGAGTTTCCAATCGAATTGAGATTTGGAGTAAACCGATTTGGGAAGACTATTTTGCAAAGTCGGAAGAGTCTTTTACAGAGATTGCTGAGAATATGATTGATTTTGATATTTAG
- the rsmH gene encoding 16S rRNA (cytosine(1402)-N(4))-methyltransferase RsmH, which produces MNFVHETVLLKEAVDGLNVRPDGIYVDCTLGGGGHSQYLASKLSKRGRLIAFDQDVTALQFAKEKLADYRDQITFVKSNFRFIKQELESIGCYKVDGILYDLGVSSPQLDTPERGFSYHHDAPLDMRMDLDGERTAYEIVNEWPYEDLVRIFFRYGEEKFSKPIARKIEEARKKAPIETTGQLVELIKEAIPAPARRKGGHPAKRVFQAIRIAVNDELSAFEQSLNDAIELLNPGGRISVITFHSLEDRICKQIFKSLSSAPDLPPGLPILPEEYRPKLKVITKKPIVPNEAEIMNNNRARSAKLRIAEKI; this is translated from the coding sequence ATGAATTTTGTGCATGAAACAGTTTTATTAAAAGAGGCAGTGGACGGACTGAATGTACGGCCCGACGGTATTTATGTGGACTGCACACTTGGTGGTGGAGGACACAGCCAATATTTGGCATCGAAATTATCGAAACGAGGACGATTAATTGCATTCGATCAAGATGTCACGGCACTGCAATTTGCTAAAGAAAAATTGGCTGATTATCGAGATCAAATCACTTTTGTCAAAAGCAATTTCCGATTCATCAAACAAGAATTGGAATCGATTGGATGCTATAAAGTAGACGGAATTTTATATGATCTCGGGGTATCTTCTCCCCAGCTGGACACGCCGGAGCGGGGGTTCAGCTATCATCATGATGCTCCTCTTGATATGCGGATGGATCTCGATGGGGAACGAACGGCATATGAAATCGTCAATGAATGGCCATACGAAGATCTAGTCCGAATCTTTTTCCGATACGGGGAAGAAAAATTTTCCAAGCCAATCGCCCGAAAAATTGAAGAAGCACGAAAAAAAGCACCAATTGAGACGACTGGCCAGCTTGTGGAGCTAATTAAGGAAGCCATTCCGGCTCCTGCTCGAAGAAAAGGCGGACATCCTGCCAAACGGGTATTTCAAGCGATCAGAATTGCCGTCAATGATGAGCTATCCGCATTTGAACAGTCGTTGAATGATGCAATTGAATTATTGAATCCCGGAGGACGAATTAGTGTCATCACGTTTCATTCATTGGAGGACCGCATTTGCAAGCAAATATTTAAATCGCTAAGTTCAGCTCCGGATTTACCTCCGGGTTTGCCGATACTTCCGGAAGAATACAGACCAAAATTAAAAGTGATAACGAAAAAGCCTATTGTACCAAATGAAGCAGAAATCATGAACAACAACCGTGCCCGTTCGGCTAAGCTAAGAATCGCAGAAAAAATCTAA
- the ftsL gene encoding cell division protein FtsL — protein sequence MANVARKVQVFEEPELRKPIAPKKVRRHKRWLTPGEKVMIVVFALFFCVLSVKIISTETAIYQTNKEIQQIEAKVKNQQKVNKDLQMQISEDSTYKKIWEKARQQGLNLNQQNIKVVQ from the coding sequence ATGGCGAATGTAGCGCGAAAAGTACAAGTGTTCGAGGAACCGGAATTACGGAAACCGATAGCACCCAAGAAAGTACGCCGCCACAAAAGGTGGCTTACTCCGGGTGAAAAAGTGATGATCGTTGTTTTTGCATTGTTTTTTTGTGTGCTGTCCGTGAAAATTATTTCAACTGAAACAGCCATTTATCAAACGAATAAGGAAATCCAACAGATCGAAGCAAAAGTAAAAAATCAACAAAAAGTGAACAAGGATTTACAAATGCAAATCAGCGAAGACAGTACATATAAAAAAATTTGGGAAAAGGCAAGACAACAAGGGCTAAACTTGAATCAACAAAACATTAAGGTTGTGCAGTAA
- a CDS encoding penicillin-binding protein, whose amino-acid sequence MNGNQINIRKGAAILFVFFALLFFVLFVRFLYIEITGKVDGHVLANEALRKYMKTDTLIAHRGNIYDRNGDVIAEDMTTYKLAAILDKRATSDPKYPHHVTNPKKTARILAKYIDMDEKEIYKRLTKKGVFQVEFGNAGRNLSYDVKEKIEKEKLPGIVFLRDSTRFYPNGKFASHLIGFARKDENSDQSIGQLGIEKAYDRFLRGRNGKIQYESDLWGYLLPNKKEMVKEPKNGDDIYLTIDSKIQVFLEDALNTVEKEYKPSKILAVVADPKTGKILAMGQRPSFDPGSREGLSDNWRNEIVESAYEPGSVMKIFTLAAAVEEGVFSPNATYKSGSYKVGTSVIRDHNGGVGWGTITYLEGVQRSSNVAFVHLLDMMGSDTFREYLDRFRFGKKTGIELPDEASGNILYRYPVEKATTAFGQGTTVTALQLVQGATAIANNGKMMKPYVIDKIVDPNTNKIVMQTKPKEVGRPISSNTAKEVRDILRTVLTAKNGTGKIYNIDGYDVIGKTGTAQLPNPNGGGYLSGAENYLFSFLGMAPKNDPQLIVYVAVQQPHLKNETGGVPVAKIFNPVMKNSLQYLNIKPQRKITAKTITVDDYTGMKAEDAVQKVKEAGLEPVLLGKGDTVQSQDPEKSTDLLEGEKVILRIDGPLTIPDLKGWSLRDVAKVAKLAGLKLSVSGKGYVIKQNIKPNETIKKGTELVIHLTRPENYVKQQ is encoded by the coding sequence ATGAATGGTAATCAAATAAACATCCGAAAAGGAGCAGCGATTTTATTTGTTTTTTTCGCTTTGCTCTTTTTTGTCTTATTTGTACGTTTTTTATACATAGAAATCACAGGAAAAGTAGACGGCCATGTATTGGCAAACGAAGCGTTAAGAAAGTATATGAAAACTGATACTTTGATCGCTCATCGCGGAAACATTTATGACCGAAATGGAGACGTGATTGCCGAGGATATGACCACTTATAAGCTTGCGGCTATTCTGGATAAAAGAGCGACAAGCGATCCGAAATATCCACATCATGTCACGAATCCCAAAAAAACCGCCCGAATTCTCGCCAAATATATTGATATGGATGAAAAAGAAATTTACAAGCGATTAACGAAAAAAGGAGTATTTCAAGTTGAATTTGGCAATGCAGGCCGTAACCTTTCCTACGATGTAAAAGAAAAAATCGAAAAGGAAAAATTGCCCGGGATCGTTTTTCTGCGAGATTCAACTCGATTCTATCCGAACGGCAAATTCGCTTCGCATTTAATCGGGTTTGCCAGAAAAGACGAAAATTCCGATCAAAGTATTGGACAATTAGGGATTGAAAAAGCTTATGACCGATTTTTGCGCGGCAGAAATGGAAAAATTCAATATGAGAGTGATTTATGGGGATATTTATTGCCGAATAAAAAAGAAATGGTGAAAGAACCGAAGAACGGAGATGATATTTATTTAACGATCGATTCTAAAATACAAGTATTTTTGGAAGATGCATTGAACACGGTAGAAAAAGAATACAAACCTTCTAAAATCCTAGCTGTTGTTGCAGATCCGAAAACCGGAAAAATATTAGCGATGGGTCAAAGACCTTCTTTCGATCCCGGTTCGCGGGAAGGTTTGTCCGATAACTGGCGCAATGAAATCGTGGAATCTGCTTATGAGCCAGGGTCGGTGATGAAAATTTTTACGCTTGCGGCCGCAGTAGAAGAAGGAGTATTTTCACCAAATGCCACCTATAAATCCGGAAGCTATAAAGTGGGAACAAGCGTCATACGTGATCATAACGGTGGCGTAGGTTGGGGAACCATTACTTATTTGGAAGGGGTTCAGCGATCTTCCAACGTGGCCTTTGTGCATTTGCTGGATATGATGGGATCGGATACGTTCCGAGAGTATTTGGATCGCTTCCGATTTGGAAAGAAAACAGGAATTGAACTCCCTGATGAAGCTTCCGGAAATATCTTATACCGGTATCCTGTGGAAAAGGCGACGACGGCCTTCGGTCAGGGGACGACCGTAACGGCATTACAGCTCGTTCAAGGAGCTACGGCTATCGCGAATAATGGGAAGATGATGAAACCATATGTGATTGATAAAATCGTGGATCCTAATACGAATAAAATCGTTATGCAAACAAAACCGAAAGAGGTAGGAAGACCAATCTCCTCCAACACGGCAAAAGAAGTTCGGGATATTTTGCGTACGGTTCTCACAGCGAAAAATGGAACTGGAAAAATTTATAATATCGATGGCTATGATGTGATAGGAAAAACTGGAACAGCTCAACTGCCCAACCCTAACGGCGGCGGCTATTTAAGCGGTGCCGAAAACTATCTTTTTTCTTTCTTAGGCATGGCACCAAAAAATGATCCGCAGCTGATCGTATATGTGGCGGTACAGCAGCCTCATCTCAAAAATGAGACGGGAGGAGTCCCGGTGGCCAAAATCTTTAATCCTGTCATGAAAAACAGTTTGCAGTATTTAAATATTAAACCGCAACGAAAGATTACAGCCAAAACGATAACCGTCGACGATTATACGGGAATGAAGGCGGAAGACGCGGTTCAAAAAGTGAAAGAGGCAGGATTGGAACCTGTATTGTTAGGGAAGGGGGACACTGTTCAAAGTCAGGATCCAGAAAAGTCCACAGACCTTCTCGAAGGAGAAAAAGTCATTTTGCGAATAGATGGGCCGCTGACGATTCCTGATTTGAAGGGGTGGTCATTGCGTGACGTGGCGAAAGTAGCGAAGCTGGCGGGCTTGAAGCTGAGTGTGAGCGGAAAAGGCTATGTGATCAAACAAAACATAAAGCCGAATGAAACCATTAAAAAAGGAACGGAGCTTGTCATCCATTTAACACGACCGGAAAATTACGTTAAACAGCAATAA
- a CDS encoding stage V sporulation protein D, whose protein sequence is MKRVSQVTVRKRLTFLLLAGIVIFAVIDVRLGYVQFAMGDMLTDKAKDSWSRNIPFEPERGKILDRNGVALATNKSAPTIYVMPRQIENPAEAAEKLAAVLNANEEKLYKHLTKKTSIERLPEGRKISYEKANEIRALGIKGVFIAEDSKRYYPFGSYLSHVLGFTGIDNQGLAGLELTYDKELRGQKGSMKYYSDAKGKKMPNMSDDYQPPMDGEDLVLTIDTKVQTIIERELDNAEAKYNPDGIIAIAMNPNTGEILAMSSRPTFNPANYKEVPPEIYNRNLPIWSTYEPGSTFKIITLAAALQEKKVDLEHEKFHDPGYIEVSGATLHCWKRGGHGTETFLEVVQNSCNPGFVELGERLGKEKLFKYIHDFGFGEKTGIDLQGEGKGLLFPMNKVGPVELATTAFGQGVSVTPIQQVAAVSAAINGGILYQPYVAKELIDPNTHEVLMRKTPVKKRRVISEETSKKVRYALESVVAKGSGKNAYVDSYRVGGKTGTAQKAQNGRYLENNHIVSFIGFAPADDPQIVVYVAVDNPKGTIQFGGTVAAPIVGKIMDDSLQAMNVKPRKNQIEKKRQWNDPKEIKIPNLEGMTKKELLEQRYPLQFDVSGNGNKVVNQSPKPGTKVEEGATVRIFMN, encoded by the coding sequence TTGAAGCGTGTATCTCAAGTTACGGTTCGAAAACGTCTGACCTTTTTGCTGCTTGCAGGGATAGTTATATTCGCCGTTATTGATGTTAGACTTGGCTATGTTCAATTTGCCATGGGAGACATGCTCACGGATAAAGCGAAAGACTCATGGAGCCGAAATATACCATTTGAGCCTGAGCGCGGAAAAATTCTCGACCGAAATGGCGTTGCGCTAGCCACAAACAAGAGTGCTCCGACCATCTATGTCATGCCGCGGCAAATTGAAAATCCTGCAGAAGCTGCCGAAAAGTTGGCGGCTGTTCTGAATGCGAATGAAGAAAAATTGTATAAGCATTTGACGAAAAAAACTTCTATTGAACGCTTACCCGAAGGCAGAAAAATTTCTTATGAAAAAGCAAACGAAATTCGAGCGTTAGGAATCAAAGGAGTTTTTATTGCTGAGGATTCAAAGCGCTATTACCCATTTGGAAGCTATTTGTCGCATGTGCTGGGGTTCACGGGAATCGATAATCAAGGGTTAGCCGGGCTGGAATTGACATATGATAAAGAGTTGAGAGGACAGAAAGGCTCGATGAAATATTATTCTGATGCTAAGGGCAAAAAAATGCCCAATATGTCCGACGACTACCAACCTCCAATGGACGGGGAAGATTTAGTGCTGACCATTGATACAAAAGTGCAAACGATTATTGAAAGGGAATTGGACAATGCAGAAGCCAAGTATAATCCGGACGGAATCATAGCTATTGCGATGAATCCCAATACAGGAGAAATTTTGGCGATGTCTTCTAGGCCTACTTTTAACCCTGCAAACTATAAAGAGGTCCCTCCGGAAATTTACAACCGAAATTTGCCGATTTGGAGCACGTATGAACCTGGTTCGACATTCAAAATTATCACTCTTGCTGCGGCGCTTCAAGAAAAAAAGGTAGATTTGGAGCATGAAAAATTTCATGATCCCGGTTATATTGAGGTGTCGGGTGCCACACTACATTGCTGGAAGCGGGGAGGACACGGGACGGAAACATTTTTGGAAGTGGTCCAAAACTCCTGCAACCCTGGTTTTGTCGAATTGGGAGAACGTTTGGGAAAAGAAAAATTGTTCAAGTATATTCATGATTTCGGCTTTGGCGAAAAAACCGGGATCGACTTGCAAGGAGAAGGAAAAGGGTTATTATTCCCTATGAATAAAGTAGGGCCAGTTGAATTGGCTACTACCGCTTTCGGTCAAGGTGTTTCCGTTACTCCCATTCAGCAGGTAGCAGCTGTTTCCGCTGCTATCAATGGCGGAATTTTGTACCAGCCGTATGTAGCAAAAGAATTAATTGATCCAAACACTCATGAGGTTCTGATGAGAAAAACTCCCGTTAAAAAGAGAAGAGTGATTTCGGAAGAGACATCTAAAAAAGTTCGCTATGCATTGGAAAGTGTCGTTGCGAAAGGGTCGGGAAAAAACGCCTATGTTGATTCTTACCGGGTGGGCGGAAAAACCGGAACGGCTCAGAAAGCACAAAACGGGCGTTATTTAGAAAATAATCATATCGTTTCTTTTATCGGGTTTGCACCTGCGGATGACCCTCAAATCGTCGTCTATGTGGCAGTCGACAATCCTAAAGGCACGATTCAATTCGGAGGAACCGTCGCGGCCCCGATTGTAGGCAAAATCATGGATGACAGTTTGCAAGCGATGAATGTCAAACCAAGAAAAAATCAAATCGAGAAAAAACGACAATGGAACGACCCGAAAGAAATCAAGATTCCCAATTTGGAAGGAATGACAAAAAAAGAATTATTGGAACAACGATATCCATTACAATTCGATGTAAGCGGAAATGGAAATAAAGTGGTCAATCAATCTCCAAAACCGGGAACGAAAGTAGAAGAGGGGGCTACTGTCCGCATTTTTATGAATTAG